A window from Camelus dromedarius isolate mCamDro1 chromosome 9, mCamDro1.pat, whole genome shotgun sequence encodes these proteins:
- the NTF4 gene encoding neurotrophin-4, protein MLPHPSGSLPILLLFLLPSVPMEPHPPPSPLPPFPAPEWDLLSPRVALSRGTPTGPPLLFLLEAGAFGEPAGSPANRSRRGVSETAPASRRGELAVCDAVSGWVTDRRTAVDLRGREVEVLGEVPAAGGSPLRQYFFETRCKADSTGEGGPGGDGGGCRGVDRRHWMSECKAKQSYVRALTTDAQGRVGWRWIRIDTACVCTLLSRTGRA, encoded by the coding sequence atgctcccccacccctcaggctccctccccatcctcctacTTTTCCTCCTCCCCAGTGTCCCAATGGagccccatcccccaccctcaccactGCCCCCATTTCCAGCCCCTGAGTGGGACCTCTTGTCCCCCCGAGTAGCCCTGTCGAGGGGTACCCCCACGGGGCCCCCTCTGCTCTTCCTGCTAGAGGCTGGGGCCTTCGGGGAGCCAGCCGGCAGCCCAGCCAACCGCAGTCGGCGGGGGGTGAGTGAGACAGCACCAGCGAGTCGCCGGGGAGAGCTGGCTGTGTGTGATGCAGTCAGCGGCTGGGTGACAGACCGCCGGACTGCCGTGGACCTGCGTGGCCGTGAGGTGGAGGTGCTGGGCGAGGTGCCTGCAGCTGGTGGCAGTCCCCTTCGCCAGTACTTCTTCGAAACCCGCTGCAAGGCTGACAGCACTGGGGAAGGTGGCCCCGGTGGGGATGGAGGGGGCTGCCGGGGTGTGGACCGGAGGCACTGGATGTCTGAGTGTAAGGCCAAGCAGTCCTATGTGCGGGCACTGACCACTGATGCCCAGGGTCGTGTGGGCTGGCGATGGATTCGAATTGACACTGCCTGCGTCTGCACGCTTCTCAGCCGGACTGGCCGGGCCTGA